DNA from Amorphoplanes friuliensis DSM 7358:
GCACTGGTCGCCGCCCGGCTGGCCGGACGCGTCGCGACCCGCAAGGTCATCCTCACCGGTCAGGTGGCGGCGCTCGCGGCGGGTGTGGCGATGCTGGCCGGCGCGATCTGGTTCGGTACGCCGTTGCTGCTCGCCGTGGTGTGCTTCCTGGTGTTGATGACCGCCCAGGGGCTCATCGGCCCCAACGGTGGTGCGCTCGCTTCCGCCGAGGTGCCCGAGCATCCGGGTACCGGGTCGGCGATCCTCGGTTTTGTCCAGTGGGTGGCTGCCGGCACCATCGCCCCGATCGCCGGTCTCGGCGGCGAGCACACCGCCGTGCCGATGGCGCTGCTCATGATCGCCGGCGCCGTCCTGTCCATGATCGGCCTGCTCGTTCTCGCCCGGCCGGCCCGATGAGCACCAGGTGAAACCGGGGCAACGGAACGATGGTTGTCTCTGTCCGGATGGGTACATAGCGTCAACCTGATCGAATCACCAGGTTCGGAGGTCGTCGTGCCGCTACGTCCACCAGCGGCCTCAGCGCGATCGAGGCCGGCGCTCCGCCATCGCCCCCATCCCTCCTCAATGCTGCTGGTCCTCGCCCTGCTGGCGGGATCCGCACTGGCCGGTTGTTCGTCCGACAACCGCACCACGATCACGTTCTTCCAGTTCAAGGCCGAGGCTCAGCAGTACTTCCAGCAGCTCGCGGCGCAGTTCGAGCGGGCCAACCCCGACATCCGGGTGGTCGTCGACAACCCGGCCGACCCCGAGACCGCGCTGCGGACCCGTCTGGTCAAGAACGACGTCCCGGACGTGATGACGTTGAACGGCAACGGCACGTTCGGCGAGTTCGCCAGCGCGAAGATCTTCCGCGACTTCCGGGACGATCCGGTGCTGGCCGACGTCAATCCGGCGTACCTGTCCGTGACCGGCAGCCTCGGCGCCGGCTCGAAGGGTGAGGTCAACGGCGTGCCGTTCGCCGCCAACGCCAGCGGGCTGCTCTACAACAAGGAGCTCTTCGCCGAGCAGGGTGTGGCGGTGCCGACCACGTTCGACGAGCTCATCGCGGCGGCGAAGAAGTTCCAGGCCGCGGGCATCACCCCGTTCTACGGCACGCTCGCCGACGCCTGGACCGCCCAGTCCCCGCTCGCCCCGCTCTCCGCGCAGTTGCAACCGGCCGACTTCTTCCAGCAGCGGTTCGAGGGCCGGACGACGTTCGCGGAGGGCTGGCGCAGCACGGCCGCCGAACTGGCCGAGCTGTATCGCTACACCCAGCCCGACCCGCTGTCGAAGGGCTACGAGGACGGCACCGCCGCGTTCGCCCGGGGTGAGTCGGCGATGCTGCTGCTGGGCAGTTACGCCGTGCCGCAGATCCGCGACGGCAAGCCCGGCTTCACGGTGGCCAGCATGGCCTTGCCGGCCACGAACGATCCGGCGAAGACGTCGCTGGTCTCCGGGGTGGACGTGGTCCTCACGGCCTCCCGGAACGGTGCGCATCCGGCCGAGTCGAGCAAGTTCATCAACTTCCTGATGGGCACCAAGGTCATGCAGGACTACTGCGCCGCGCAGGTGGCCATCCCGACGTTGAAAGGGCTGACCAACGACGATCCGGCGCTGACGGGCGTGCAGAGCTACATCCGGTCCGGTCGCATCGTCGGCTTCACCGATCACCAGTTCATCCAGGCCATCCCGCTGGGTCCGCTGCTCCAGGAATTCCTGATCACCGGGGACGAGAACACGTTCCTGCGCAAACTCGACAGCGACTGGGACAAGGTCGCCAAACGACGGACGTGGGGGCTGGGAGCGGTGATCAAGTCATGAAGCCCGGCGTACGTCTGGCGAACGCGTTCTACGTGATGGTGCTGCCGGCTTTCCTGCTCTTTTTCATCTTCCACACCATCCCCGTCATCCAGGGCATCTATTACAGCTTCACCGATTCACCCGGGTACGGGCCGGCGAACTTCGTCGGGCTGAGGAACTACATCGCACTGTTCACCGATCCGCGGGTGCTGCACGCGTACTGGTTCACGTTTCTGATCGCGGCCGTGGCCACCGTTCTGGTCAACATCGTGTCGCTGGCGATCGCGGTCGGTCTCAACGGCCGGATCAAGTTCAAGAACGGGCTGCGCGGCATCTACTTCATCCCGAACGTGCTGGCCATCCTGGTCGTCGGGTACATCTTCAACTACCTGTTCTCGAACTCGGTGCCCGCGCTGGCCACGAAGATCGGCATCGACTCGCTGTCGACGTCGTTGCTGACCAAGGCGAGCACCGCGTGGATCGCGATCGTGATCCTGGCGGTCTGGCAGTCCGCCGCCTTCAACATCATCATCTACATCGCCGGGCTGCAGACCGTGCCGACCGAGATGTACGAGGCCTCCAACCTCGACGGTGCGTCCGCGTGGCGGCAGTTCCGCAGCATCACGTTCCCGATGATCGCCGGCTTCTTCACCATCAACATGGTGCTGTCGCTCAAGGGCTTCCTGCAGATCTTCGACCACATCGTCGCCCTCACCGGCGGCGGTCCCGGCACCGACACCGAGTCGGTGGCCCTGCTGATCTACAAGGGCGGCTTCCAGGGCGGCGAGTACGGATACCAGAGCGCCAACTCGGTCATCTTCTTCATCGTCATCGTCGGGTTCTCCATCGTTCAGCTGCGCGTGCTGCAGCGCCGGGAGGTAGAGGTCT
Protein-coding regions in this window:
- a CDS encoding ABC transporter substrate-binding protein translates to MLLVLALLAGSALAGCSSDNRTTITFFQFKAEAQQYFQQLAAQFERANPDIRVVVDNPADPETALRTRLVKNDVPDVMTLNGNGTFGEFASAKIFRDFRDDPVLADVNPAYLSVTGSLGAGSKGEVNGVPFAANASGLLYNKELFAEQGVAVPTTFDELIAAAKKFQAAGITPFYGTLADAWTAQSPLAPLSAQLQPADFFQQRFEGRTTFAEGWRSTAAELAELYRYTQPDPLSKGYEDGTAAFARGESAMLLLGSYAVPQIRDGKPGFTVASMALPATNDPAKTSLVSGVDVVLTASRNGAHPAESSKFINFLMGTKVMQDYCAAQVAIPTLKGLTNDDPALTGVQSYIRSGRIVGFTDHQFIQAIPLGPLLQEFLITGDENTFLRKLDSDWDKVAKRRTWGLGAVIKS
- a CDS encoding carbohydrate ABC transporter permease, with product MKPGVRLANAFYVMVLPAFLLFFIFHTIPVIQGIYYSFTDSPGYGPANFVGLRNYIALFTDPRVLHAYWFTFLIAAVATVLVNIVSLAIAVGLNGRIKFKNGLRGIYFIPNVLAILVVGYIFNYLFSNSVPALATKIGIDSLSTSLLTKASTAWIAIVILAVWQSAAFNIIIYIAGLQTVPTEMYEASNLDGASAWRQFRSITFPMIAGFFTINMVLSLKGFLQIFDHIVALTGGGPGTDTESVALLIYKGGFQGGEYGYQSANSVIFFIVIVGFSIVQLRVLQRREVEV